In the Anaerostipes caccae L1-92 genome, AGCATCGGGGCATAGGAACTCTCATTGTCATTTTGTTTCGTCCTTACCGCCGTCCCGTTTTCTAGTTTTTCTAAGGTCTCCAGCAATAAGTCTGCGCCCAGTTCCATCAGCTTGTCATGAAGGGTTCCTGACGTTTCTTTCTGATCCAGCGGGATGACCGCTTTGTCGATCATATCTCCCGTATCCAAACCTTTTTCCATATACATGGTTGTAATTCCCGTTTCCTTCTCACCGTTTAAGACGGCCCACTGGATCGGTCCCGCCCCGCGGTATTTCGGAAGAAGTGACCCATGGACATTGATACATCCGTATTTGGGGATATTCAGGATCCGCTCCGGCAGAATCTGTCCGTACGCGACTACTACAATCACATCCGGAGCCAGCTGTTCAAGGTCTTCTATAAACTGCTCATCTCTGGCTTTTGCCGGCTGAAGGACAGGGATTCCATGTTTCAGTGCCGCCTCTTTCACCGGCGGAAAAGAAAGTTTCTTTCCTCTTCCCTTCTGCTTATCCGGCTGGGTCACTGCCGCAGCCACATGATGAAATTG is a window encoding:
- the fmt gene encoding methionyl-tRNA formyltransferase, whose product is MNVVFMGTPEFAVPTLEKLTQFHHVAAAVTQPDKQKGRGKKLSFPPVKEAALKHGIPVLQPAKARDEQFIEDLEQLAPDVIVVVAYGQILPERILNIPKYGCINVHGSLLPKYRGAGPIQWAVLNGEKETGITTMYMEKGLDTGDMIDKAVIPLDQKETSGTLHDKLMELGADLLLETLEKLENGTAVRTKQNDNESSYAPMLSKEMGEIEFTKSAAEIEQWVRGLNPWPSAYTELGGKTLKIWDADIVSYDGDERPGTIIEVTKKQMIVACGQDALALNEIQLSGKKRMSVQAFLAGSRVDTGTVLGE